The genomic window ATCAGTTCCTCGTGCGGGCCTTCCAATGCCCGCCTGATGGCGTCCGGCCGGGCGGACGGCAGCTTGCACAGATCAGCCCATTCCATCAGGCCGACATCGAACTCATCGACGATTTCATCCGGTTCCTCCGGGTTGTAGCGCATCGCGTCCAGCAACCGGAAAATAATCCGTGTGCGCGGCCGGGACAGCGACTGCATGAATTCGATATTCAGTGGCTTGGTGTACCCACTGCGCAACGAGGCGACAAGCGGTTCGGCCAACCGGACCCGCAACATGCTGCGCTCATCGAATTTGCCTGATTCACCCTGGTGCGTGTACTCGAGCAGTTCGATGAAGTGAAACTTCGCGGTCGTCCAGCGGCGGTTGGGGTGATCACGCCACCCACCAGCAATCTCGTAGGACGTGGTGTGCAGACGATCCAGGCTGGTCAGCAGCATGTCCCGGTACTTACCGGTGCGGTGAAAGCCAGCGATTTTCATCAACTCCGCCACGGACAGCGTCATTTCACCGTCATCCGGCAATCCCAGGCTCATGAAGTAGTCGATCAGTGCGCTGCTGACGTCGTTGTCGATGCCATGGGGCACCCCCAGCTCCGGGAGTGCGCGGCAGGACACCCGGACCATCCGCTCCCCATACGGGTACGTGACCTTCCAGCTGTTCAGGTCGCCAATCTGGTCCTGGGCCGAAACCAGATTCAACCGTCCCCAGTTCAGGTCATCAAAGCTGTTGCGCCGTTTCTCGGTCATAGGGTCCTGTTGTTGTTCAACATACTCTTTTGAGAAAAGATATTTTGAAAAGATATTGGTGAAAAAACACCACCAAGGGATGTTCTGAAAGCACCTCCAGCACGCTGAAATTTGACCTGATTCCACAGGTGTGTCTCAGTGAATCACACAGGTATGTCCCAGGAAAGAGCGGCGAATTCCACAAGTATGTCGCGCACCGTCCAACACATCCCACAGGTGTGTCCCAGAGCGTCCCACAGGTGTGTCCCAGCATGCCATTGAGACATACCTGTGGGACGACAGACGAACTCCACAGGTATGTCCCAGGCGCCGAGGGCCCAACTCCACAGGTGTGTCCCAGCACAATTGACGATTTCCACGGGTGTGTCTCAGACAACTCCACAGGTGTGTCCCAGGGATGGTGGACGCAGGCTGCCGCTCCTCCCTGACCCGTCACGAAGGTGGGCCGAATCCACGGCGGCCTGAAACAGGCTCATCCAGCTCCAACCTCTCGCCGCGGCACTGCTCTCCACCCATGACGGTCTGACGGACCGCTTCACCTGATCCTGCTCCGGACAGGAGAGCCGCGCGGGTCTGGTGGCCGTCCGGCATCGGCCACACAAGTCACCACTGGCCTTGAATTCGCTTTGGCTGGAGCTTCCTATCCCCTTGCCCGCTAAAGTTTCAGCCTGAAACGGCGGTGCAGACGTCAACTTCAGAACAGCAGATCGAAAAACCCCTCTGCTCTCCCCCCCTCACCCTGTCTTCCGGCCTCGACACGGGCGGTCCTACCCTATCTACCGGTCATCCACTGCCCGGACACGCTGCTGACGAGCAGGACCACGACGATCCGTGTGAGAGGCATCAGGGCGCCACAGGCCACATCACCCGACTCGTCACTGACCCTTCCCACTCTCTGGAGACGTCCAGCGCCCCGGCGTACCGATCTTCTGTCTACCAAGGGCGGCTCCCGCCCTCAGCTGATCTGCCAACGTACATGGTGTCGGGGTACCTGCCTGAGGGTGTGACAGCATAGTCAGAGGGAGTGAGGGCTTCCCCACTCCTTCTGACTCGAACGGAGCGATCACCTGAGGAAGACAGCGGTTGGAAGCAGAGTCTCAAGTCGTGACTGGGACACACCTGTGGGATTCTGGTCCGATCACTCAGGTGTGTCCCAGTCACCTTCCCCTTTGCGCTGCACATGAACTGGCCGCATCCAGACACGTCTCCTCCACAGTCCGCGCCTCGGGTGACGATGTGAGCCGTGGACGCCGAGCAGACCAGGGTGAGCTCAGGACTCGGCCAGCAGCGCCTGCAATTCCTGGATGAGTCGGCGTGCGCGGTCCGCCGGCTCGCCTTTCAGACGCGCGAGGCGAGGCAGGGCGCCCCGCAGCTCACTGATCTCCGCTTTCAGGCCACGTCGACCTGAACTCAGCAGCGGCCGGACAAGCGCGCGGACCTGCGTGGCGTTCAGACCGTCCGCCGCCGCCTGGCGGAGCAGATGCCGGCGCTCCTCAACGCGCCCCTTGAGGGGAACGAGTTCATACGCGACGCTGACGTCAATCTGTCGTTCCTGCACGGCGGCCAGTTCCTCAGGAGTGAAGTCCAGTATGCGCGCGCGGTGTTGAGACCAGACACTGACGCCCGTGCCGTACGTGCCGCGTAGAAACGCCTCGAGCCCCAGGGTGTCGTCGGCCCCCTTCCGGACCTGATTGAGCACGCTGATGACTTCGGGCACGCTCAGCCCTGTGTGGGCGCAGAGCAGGGCAAAACCAGCGAAGGTCTCGTCGACGATGGACAGGTCTTCACGCTGGGCGTTCTCGAGAACGGCGAGGTACGCGGCGCGGCGGTCGTCCGCTTCAAACACCAGGACGGGCACCTGCCTGAGATCCACGAGCAGCGCGGCCCGCAGGCGGCGCTCACCGGCAATCAGCGTGTACCCCCCGGCGGGCCGGATCCGTACCCACAGTGGCGAGAGCAGTCCTTCGGCGCGGACGCTGCTGCTCAGTGCGGCCAGCCGATCCTCGTTGAAGGCGTCCGGGTCGTACCGGCCGCGAGGATTGAAGTGCGGATCGACATGAATCTTGCCGATGTCCACCTGGCGGTGGGTGGCCTGCCCTGTGACCTCTGCCAGGGCGGCAAGGCCACTTGCTAGCCCTGAGACGCCCTTCAGGCCGCGCGTTTTCGTCTGTGTCACTGCGCCACCGCCCCGCTCTCCACACCAAGAACAGACAGGA from Deinococcus sedimenti includes these protein-coding regions:
- a CDS encoding replication initiator protein A, which codes for MTEKRRNSFDDLNWGRLNLVSAQDQIGDLNSWKVTYPYGERMVRVSCRALPELGVPHGIDNDVSSALIDYFMSLGLPDDGEMTLSVAELMKIAGFHRTGKYRDMLLTSLDRLHTTSYEIAGGWRDHPNRRWTTAKFHFIELLEYTHQGESGKFDERSMLRVRLAEPLVASLRSGYTKPLNIEFMQSLSRPRTRIIFRLLDAMRYNPEEPDEIVDEFDVGLMEWADLCKLPSARPDAIRRALEGPHEELIRRGYLRSVDIEGRGRAQRLRFQFASEFTPVSPALLNRLRGHGVTDGVSRQLARQYTSSVLLARIDQFERLLRRGHLTVRKTAAHALVHLIRHPDQYPEPASPPEVTPPVVRPRLIEPEPDLPSWSEELGRLSPEEAATFTVKRVTLLFARRFSAAELDQLRHDVTQGRLDAANLLTEAHHRLARIEAQQFVDELKQYLQRSALGEEGGGPPTLLP
- a CDS encoding ParB/RepB/Spo0J family partition protein yields the protein MTQTKTRGLKGVSGLASGLAALAEVTGQATHRQVDIGKIHVDPHFNPRGRYDPDAFNEDRLAALSSSVRAEGLLSPLWVRIRPAGGYTLIAGERRLRAALLVDLRQVPVLVFEADDRRAAYLAVLENAQREDLSIVDETFAGFALLCAHTGLSVPEVISVLNQVRKGADDTLGLEAFLRGTYGTGVSVWSQHRARILDFTPEELAAVQERQIDVSVAYELVPLKGRVEERRHLLRQAAADGLNATQVRALVRPLLSSGRRGLKAEISELRGALPRLARLKGEPADRARRLIQELQALLAES